The Nocardioides sp. S-1144 genome includes a region encoding these proteins:
- the pheS gene encoding phenylalanine--tRNA ligase subunit alpha, which yields MSGPNTDYDPVEVSTLKPDEVDAARDAALAAIGAAADLDALKQVRIEHTGDRSALALANREIGALPPQARKEAGQRVGQARGAVGKALAARQVVLEAEHEERMLAEETVDVTLPTDRVPAGARHPVTTGSELIADIFVAMGWEVAEGPVIEAEWLNFDALNLGPDHPARTMQDTFWTDPSDNGVVLRTHTSPVQARTMLTRTPPIYVVCPGRVFRTDEYDATHSPVFHQVEGLAIDEGITMAHLKGTLDHFATAMFGDGIVTRFRPSFFPFTEPSAEVDLVCFVCRGTALNAEGTDVCRTCRGEGWIEWGGCGVVNPRVLRACGVDSDRYTGFAFGMGIDRTLMFRHGIADLRDLFEGDVRFTTAFGSEL from the coding sequence ATGTCAGGACCGAACACCGACTACGACCCCGTGGAGGTCAGCACCTTGAAGCCCGACGAGGTCGACGCGGCCCGCGACGCGGCCCTGGCCGCCATCGGCGCGGCCGCCGACCTCGACGCGCTCAAGCAGGTGCGGATCGAGCACACCGGTGACCGGTCCGCGCTGGCCCTGGCCAACCGTGAGATCGGCGCGCTGCCGCCCCAGGCCCGCAAGGAGGCCGGCCAGCGCGTGGGTCAGGCCCGGGGGGCCGTCGGCAAGGCGCTCGCCGCCCGCCAGGTCGTGCTCGAGGCCGAGCACGAGGAGCGGATGCTGGCCGAGGAGACCGTCGACGTCACCCTGCCCACCGACCGGGTGCCCGCGGGTGCGCGGCACCCCGTCACCACCGGCTCCGAGCTGATCGCCGACATCTTCGTCGCGATGGGCTGGGAGGTCGCCGAGGGTCCCGTCATCGAGGCCGAGTGGCTGAACTTCGACGCGCTCAACCTCGGCCCCGACCACCCGGCGCGCACCATGCAGGACACGTTCTGGACCGACCCGTCCGACAACGGCGTCGTGCTGCGCACCCACACCTCGCCGGTGCAGGCGCGCACCATGCTCACCCGCACGCCCCCCATCTACGTCGTCTGCCCCGGCCGGGTCTTCCGCACCGACGAGTACGACGCCACGCACAGCCCGGTCTTCCACCAGGTCGAGGGGCTCGCGATCGACGAGGGCATCACCATGGCCCACCTCAAGGGGACCCTGGACCACTTCGCGACCGCGATGTTCGGCGACGGCATCGTGACGCGCTTCCGCCCGTCGTTCTTCCCCTTCACCGAGCCGTCCGCCGAGGTCGACCTGGTCTGCTTCGTGTGCCGCGGCACCGCGCTGAACGCCGAGGGCACCGACGTGTGCCGCACCTGTCGCGGCGAGGGCTGGATCGAGTGGGGCGGCTGCGGCGTGGTCAACCCGCGGGTGCTGCGCGCCTGCGGCGTCGACAGCGACCGCTACACCGGCTTCGCCTTCGGGATGGGCATCGACCGCACGCTGATGTTCCGCCACGGCATCGCCGACCTCCGCGACCTCTTCGAGGGCGACGTCCGCTTCACCACCGCTTTCGGATCGGAACTCTGA
- a CDS encoding DUF817 domain-containing protein: MRLLVQLVRFAWLEAQSCLFAVALFAGLVVAHVVPLPLARYDALLVWCVVVTLGFWALGLETWREVLVVVAFHLVGLALEVFKVGVGSWSYPEEAVSKVGGVPLFAGFMYAAVGSYVCQAWRRLDLRVSGFDAVPATVVAVAIYANFFTHHWIADLRVPLAVVGLVVLRRAWVGFSVGGARHRMPLALSFVLIGLFLWAAENLATYLGAWAYPGQLDGWEVVHAAKIGSWALLVTMSFVLVAGLKRWEGELYAVVHQPVARARRPARPRAAAAPPPPG; this comes from the coding sequence GTGCGCCTCCTGGTCCAGCTCGTGCGGTTCGCGTGGCTCGAGGCCCAGTCGTGCCTGTTCGCGGTCGCGCTGTTCGCGGGCCTGGTCGTGGCGCACGTCGTCCCGCTGCCGCTGGCCCGCTACGACGCGCTGCTGGTGTGGTGCGTCGTGGTGACCCTCGGGTTCTGGGCGCTCGGCCTCGAGACCTGGCGCGAGGTGCTGGTGGTCGTCGCCTTCCACCTCGTCGGTCTCGCCCTCGAGGTCTTCAAGGTCGGCGTCGGGTCGTGGTCCTACCCCGAGGAGGCCGTGTCGAAGGTGGGGGGCGTCCCGCTGTTCGCCGGCTTCATGTACGCCGCGGTGGGCTCCTACGTCTGCCAGGCGTGGCGTCGCCTCGACCTCCGGGTCAGCGGGTTCGACGCCGTGCCCGCGACGGTGGTCGCGGTGGCGATCTACGCGAACTTCTTCACCCACCACTGGATCGCCGACCTCCGCGTGCCGCTCGCGGTGGTGGGGCTCGTCGTCCTGCGCCGCGCCTGGGTGGGCTTCTCGGTCGGCGGTGCGCGCCACCGGATGCCGCTGGCCCTCTCGTTCGTGCTCATCGGGCTGTTCCTGTGGGCGGCCGAGAACCTCGCGACCTACCTCGGCGCCTGGGCCTACCCCGGTCAGCTCGACGGGTGGGAGGTGGTGCACGCCGCCAAGATCGGGTCGTGGGCGCTCCTGGTCACGATGAGCTTCGTGCTGGTCGCCGGGCTCAAGCGGTGGGAGGGCGAGCTGTACGCGGTGGTGCACCAGCCGGTGGCCCGGGCCCGCCGTCCGGCCCGCCCGCGTGCTGCCGCAGCGCCGCCTCCGCCCGGCTGA
- a CDS encoding WYL domain-containing protein gives MEVGESVELDVAVAPAALALFRRLATFQVATGEGALDLPPVAGDPRTRLRLVVRTRFQAIGLLLTFAGDVELLAPSGLRAELVSRAEAALRQHAGGPDGGPGPPAGAPPRTARPPTA, from the coding sequence ATGGAGGTCGGGGAGTCGGTCGAGCTGGACGTCGCCGTGGCCCCCGCGGCGCTCGCCCTGTTCCGGCGGCTGGCGACGTTCCAGGTCGCCACGGGAGAGGGGGCGCTCGACCTGCCTCCGGTCGCCGGCGACCCCCGCACCCGGCTCCGGCTGGTGGTGCGCACCCGGTTCCAGGCGATCGGGCTGCTGCTCACCTTCGCCGGCGACGTCGAGCTGCTCGCGCCGTCCGGCCTGCGCGCCGAGCTGGTCAGCCGGGCGGAGGCGGCGCTGCGGCAGCACGCGGGCGGGCCGGACGGCGGGCCCGGGCCACCGGCTGGTGCACCACCGCGTACAGCTCGCCCTCCCACCGCTTGA
- a CDS encoding TIGR03086 family metal-binding protein produces MTTDSNTRTDSSTDSHTDSHTDDHTDTGTDPRALVLAAAAQARDRIERVRAADLDRPTPCDGWTVRDLLSHLLAVADRIPALLRGGDPRLLPRTVDGVADDGWAAAWTAREPELAAALAEPDVLGRTVTHPAGPMPAAGAMLAYTSELCTHAWDLAAALGDTTGFDDRLAEPCLAPLRAFLPPEVRGADEVPFGAVVPVDDDRPATERLVAWYGRDPRWRP; encoded by the coding sequence ATGACCACCGACAGCAACACCCGCACCGACTCCAGCACCGACTCCCACACCGACTCCCACACCGACGACCACACCGACACCGGCACCGATCCCCGCGCCCTCGTCCTCGCCGCCGCCGCCCAGGCGCGCGACCGCATCGAGCGGGTCCGGGCCGCCGACCTCGACCGGCCCACCCCGTGCGACGGCTGGACCGTCCGGGACCTGCTCTCGCACCTGCTGGCGGTCGCCGACCGGATCCCGGCGCTCCTGCGCGGGGGCGACCCCCGGCTGCTGCCGCGCACGGTCGACGGCGTCGCCGACGACGGCTGGGCGGCGGCCTGGACCGCCCGCGAGCCGGAGCTCGCCGCCGCGCTCGCCGAGCCCGACGTCCTCGGGCGCACCGTCACCCACCCGGCCGGCCCGATGCCCGCGGCCGGCGCGATGCTGGCCTACACCAGCGAGCTCTGCACCCACGCCTGGGACCTCGCGGCCGCGCTCGGTGACACCACCGGCTTCGACGACCGCCTCGCCGAGCCGTGCCTGGCGCCGCTGCGGGCGTTCCTGCCCCCGGAGGTCCGCGGTGCCGACGAGGTCCCGTTCGGGGCCGTCGTGCCGGTCGACGACGACCGGCCCGCCACGGAGCGGCTGGTCGCCTGGTACGGGCGCGACCCGAGGTGGCGCCCCTGA